The Spirosoma foliorum genome has a window encoding:
- a CDS encoding aldo/keto reductase: protein METRREFLAMAGNGALLASLGALPQHSMAADFTSGTGISNPQIDRERGNTWLDNLPGFGMGGVPLGNEFEVVTDDQAFETLTAAWKAGVRYFDVAPWYGLGLAERRFGSFLHNQKRTDFFISTKVGKLLKASRNNKGATLFPHAGSPNTPVYDYSGPAIRRSVEDSLQRLGIDSIDIAFVHDLSPDFRYFDRSWLEHWEIARKGAFPELNKMREEGLIKAWGLGVNRPEPILKAMQDSTPDVFLMASQYSLIDHQNALHTLFPEIRKHNIKLVIGSSLNAGFLSGSNRYNYDPTKPIPKEYLAKRETLRQVAASHGVDLRTAALQFSSFPDVAAALIVGARTAQQITEDVASMNAKIPADFWSELKAKGLIDKDAQTSKHPS, encoded by the coding sequence ATGGAAACAAGACGTGAATTTTTAGCGATGGCCGGAAACGGAGCGTTACTGGCCAGTCTGGGGGCTTTACCACAGCATAGTATGGCCGCTGACTTTACTTCGGGAACTGGAATAAGTAATCCACAAATTGACCGGGAACGAGGAAATACCTGGCTCGATAACCTGCCTGGTTTTGGTATGGGTGGTGTACCCCTTGGCAATGAGTTTGAAGTGGTCACTGACGATCAGGCTTTTGAAACGCTGACTGCTGCCTGGAAAGCCGGGGTACGGTATTTTGATGTGGCGCCCTGGTACGGCCTGGGATTAGCAGAACGGCGATTTGGCTCTTTTCTACACAACCAGAAGCGGACGGATTTTTTCATTTCCACCAAAGTTGGGAAGTTGTTAAAGGCATCCAGGAACAACAAGGGTGCAACCCTTTTCCCTCATGCTGGCTCCCCCAATACACCCGTCTACGATTATTCAGGCCCAGCTATAAGAAGATCTGTCGAGGATAGTCTACAGCGGCTCGGCATTGATAGCATCGATATTGCCTTTGTCCATGACTTATCGCCCGACTTCCGCTATTTTGACCGAAGTTGGCTGGAGCATTGGGAAATAGCCCGCAAAGGGGCTTTCCCGGAACTCAATAAGATGCGGGAAGAGGGGCTCATCAAAGCTTGGGGGTTGGGTGTCAATCGCCCCGAGCCAATTCTGAAAGCCATGCAGGATAGTACGCCGGATGTATTCCTTATGGCCTCCCAGTATTCCCTGATTGACCATCAAAACGCGCTTCATACCCTTTTCCCGGAAATACGAAAGCATAACATTAAGCTGGTCATCGGCTCTAGTTTAAATGCTGGTTTTCTTTCGGGTAGCAATCGGTATAACTATGACCCCACTAAGCCCATACCCAAGGAGTACCTGGCCAAACGGGAAACGTTGCGCCAGGTTGCGGCCTCGCATGGCGTTGATTTGAGGACAGCCGCTCTGCAATTTTCGTCCTTTCCTGACGTAGCGGCTGCCCTGATCGTTGGCGCACGCACGGCCCAGCAAATAACGGAGGATGTTGCGTCGATGAACGCCAAGATACCCGCTGATTTCTGGTCGGAACTTAAAGCGAAGGGGCTCATCGACAAGGATGCTCAGACCAGCAAACATCCGTCCTAA
- the proC gene encoding pyrroline-5-carboxylate reductase, with amino-acid sequence MKIAIVGCGNMGMAFAKSFLQYDLVKKEDLLLIEKSADRSESLKAEKAGVVVDTIGPHVGETDLIILSVKPQDFNSVHEALRDIIQPNQVILSIMAGIPIAQIQEKLGHPLVVRAMPNTPAMLGMGITGFTAAKEVDLNNLRRIENLINATGRSIFLEDEAMIDAVTALSGSGPAYFYYVVKSMIEAGKQMGFDDAVAALLVKQTMLGAYHLINNADKSLDDLIKAVASKGGTTEAALRAFESGGLSDTLVTGIKAAQIRATELSKG; translated from the coding sequence ATGAAAATTGCTATTGTAGGTTGCGGCAACATGGGTATGGCTTTTGCCAAATCGTTTTTGCAGTATGACCTTGTAAAAAAAGAAGATTTACTCTTAATCGAAAAAAGTGCCGACCGCTCCGAATCGTTAAAAGCCGAAAAAGCGGGCGTTGTTGTTGATACCATTGGGCCACACGTTGGCGAAACGGATTTGATTATTCTGTCGGTAAAGCCACAGGACTTTAACAGCGTTCACGAAGCCTTACGCGATATTATTCAGCCCAATCAAGTGATTCTGTCGATCATGGCAGGCATCCCAATCGCACAAATTCAGGAAAAGTTGGGTCACCCTTTAGTCGTTCGGGCTATGCCTAATACACCTGCCATGCTTGGTATGGGCATCACCGGTTTCACGGCGGCCAAAGAAGTGGATCTAAACAACCTACGTAGAATCGAAAACCTGATCAATGCTACAGGCCGATCTATATTCCTGGAAGATGAAGCCATGATTGATGCCGTAACGGCCCTTAGTGGTAGCGGTCCGGCTTATTTCTATTACGTCGTAAAGTCGATGATTGAGGCTGGCAAACAAATGGGATTCGACGACGCAGTGGCGGCTTTGTTGGTTAAACAAACGATGCTCGGCGCATATCACCTCATTAACAACGCCGATAAATCGCTGGACGATCTTATTAAAGCAGTAGCCTCTAAAGGCGGCACAACCGAAGCGGCACTCCGCGCATTTGAAAGCGGGGGTTTATCCGATACATTAGTGACAGGAATCAAAGCGGCTCAAATTCGGGCAACCGAATTATCGAAGGGTTAA
- a CDS encoding TlpA disulfide reductase family protein, whose translation MKNAVFGIAGFMALSLVTNAQSTKPFTVTGKVNKATPGSYVYLETNSQPTHKIDSTKIVAGNTFTLNGKVADGGEVFVLNVGGGQKMALLVEGGETLNVVADGFQMDAKTGQVGHATVSGSKNMDYYGKLMALRTDMETKVSNWNKQVAAATEKKDNKKIAQIEQDYQNAEQDVVNKVKAMLPEMGTSLVSLFALNFINIDTDFATYDALAQRFEKENPNSPHAKSLIGRVARIKGVSVGASAPEIALNDTTGTPVPLSSLRGKYVLIDFWASWCGPCRAENPNVVRMYNKYKDKGFAIYSVSLDQAKANWTKAIRNDNLTWTHVSDLKFWQSAAAQQYGVQAIPATFLLDKDGKIIAKNLRGPALEQKLEEVLQVK comes from the coding sequence ATGAAAAACGCAGTATTCGGTATCGCTGGTTTCATGGCGCTCAGCCTCGTAACCAATGCTCAAAGCACAAAACCGTTTACGGTTACGGGCAAAGTCAATAAAGCAACCCCAGGCAGTTACGTTTATCTGGAAACGAACTCTCAGCCAACTCATAAAATTGACTCGACCAAAATCGTTGCGGGTAATACATTCACGCTCAACGGCAAAGTGGCCGATGGCGGTGAGGTATTTGTGCTTAACGTAGGGGGAGGTCAGAAAATGGCCCTGCTAGTGGAAGGGGGCGAAACCCTGAATGTGGTGGCCGATGGTTTTCAGATGGATGCTAAAACCGGGCAGGTAGGTCATGCAACGGTCTCTGGCTCCAAAAACATGGACTATTATGGCAAACTAATGGCGCTCCGTACCGATATGGAGACCAAAGTTTCCAACTGGAATAAACAGGTAGCAGCGGCTACAGAGAAAAAAGACAACAAGAAAATCGCCCAGATCGAGCAGGATTATCAGAATGCCGAACAGGACGTTGTCAACAAAGTAAAGGCGATGTTGCCGGAAATGGGAACATCCTTAGTGTCGCTTTTCGCGTTGAATTTCATCAATATCGATACCGATTTTGCCACCTACGATGCGCTGGCCCAACGGTTCGAGAAGGAGAATCCGAATAGCCCACACGCTAAATCGCTGATTGGCCGTGTAGCCCGGATCAAAGGCGTATCGGTTGGCGCGTCGGCCCCGGAAATTGCCCTGAACGACACAACCGGAACACCTGTTCCCCTTTCGTCTTTGCGTGGCAAATATGTTCTGATTGACTTCTGGGCGTCTTGGTGTGGCCCTTGCCGAGCCGAAAACCCAAATGTGGTTCGGATGTATAACAAGTATAAAGACAAAGGATTTGCGATTTATAGTGTCTCGCTCGATCAGGCCAAAGCGAACTGGACTAAGGCCATTCGCAATGATAACCTCACCTGGACGCATGTTTCAGATTTGAAATTCTGGCAATCGGCAGCCGCTCAACAATATGGTGTTCAGGCCATTCCCGCAACATTCCTGCTTGACAAAGACGGTAAGATCATCGCCAAAAATCTACGTGGCCCCGCTTTAGAGCAAAAATTAGAAGAAGTTTTACAGGTAAAATAG
- the gatB gene encoding Asp-tRNA(Asn)/Glu-tRNA(Gln) amidotransferase subunit GatB — MVAEATLSPDVLSKYEAVIGLEVHCQLLTQSKIFAADANAYGAEPNTNISAITLGYPGTLPKLNRKAVEYAIRMGLACGSEITRHNVFARKNYFYPDLPKGYQLSQDKGPICVGGGIPIKAKDPVTGQSYQTTIQLHHIHLEEDAGKSIHDGDEWATQLDYNRAGTPLIEMVTDPTIRTADEAGQYLTEVRRLVRYLDICDGNMEEGSLRCDVNVSIRPKGATHLGTKVEVKNLNSIRNVMRAVDSEFLRQVELTESGGRIIQETRTFDAATGLSYGMREKETMNDYRYFPDPDLTPVVVSEEWLADIQAQMPMLPAALYQKFTRVYGLPDYDAALLTDAKELAEYYEAVCTNTTNYKAASNWIMGPVKGQLNEKTLRDRQFPVSAERLADLIALIDKGTVSQTAAQQIFTLMAEQPNASPEDLAKAHGLIQNRNTDALQTLVEEVLAAWPDKVEQYRKGKKNLMGMFVGEVMKKSKGSADPKLVNELLAKTLQNI, encoded by the coding sequence ATGGTAGCCGAAGCGACCCTTTCGCCAGATGTTCTGTCCAAATACGAAGCCGTAATTGGGCTGGAAGTACACTGCCAGTTGCTTACGCAAAGCAAAATTTTCGCGGCCGATGCCAATGCATACGGCGCAGAACCCAATACAAATATCAGTGCGATTACACTCGGCTATCCGGGCACGTTACCCAAACTGAATCGCAAAGCTGTTGAATATGCGATTCGGATGGGATTAGCTTGTGGTAGCGAAATCACGCGCCACAATGTGTTTGCCCGTAAAAATTATTTTTATCCAGATCTGCCAAAAGGCTATCAGTTATCGCAGGATAAAGGGCCGATTTGCGTTGGTGGCGGCATTCCGATTAAAGCCAAAGACCCTGTCACGGGTCAATCCTACCAAACAACCATTCAGCTTCACCACATTCACCTTGAGGAAGATGCTGGTAAATCCATCCACGATGGCGATGAATGGGCCACTCAGCTTGACTATAACCGAGCCGGAACACCTTTGATCGAAATGGTGACGGACCCTACTATCCGAACTGCCGACGAAGCGGGCCAATACCTAACTGAAGTTCGTCGGTTGGTACGGTATCTGGACATCTGCGATGGGAATATGGAGGAAGGTTCACTCCGGTGCGATGTCAACGTTTCGATCCGTCCCAAAGGCGCAACACATCTCGGCACGAAGGTTGAGGTTAAAAACCTGAACTCGATTCGGAACGTAATGCGCGCAGTAGACAGTGAATTCCTTCGCCAGGTTGAACTGACCGAATCGGGCGGGCGCATCATACAGGAAACCCGTACGTTCGATGCCGCTACAGGTCTCAGCTATGGTATGCGTGAGAAGGAAACCATGAATGATTATCGCTATTTCCCTGATCCTGACCTGACACCAGTCGTTGTTTCGGAGGAATGGTTGGCAGATATTCAGGCTCAGATGCCAATGCTTCCGGCTGCCTTATACCAGAAATTTACGAGGGTATATGGCTTGCCTGATTACGATGCGGCTTTACTGACCGACGCCAAAGAATTGGCCGAATATTACGAAGCTGTTTGTACGAATACGACGAATTATAAAGCTGCGTCGAACTGGATCATGGGTCCGGTAAAAGGTCAGCTTAACGAAAAAACGCTGCGCGATCGTCAGTTTCCGGTTTCGGCCGAACGATTGGCTGATTTAATTGCCCTGATTGACAAAGGCACGGTAAGTCAAACGGCGGCTCAGCAGATCTTCACATTGATGGCTGAGCAGCCCAATGCATCGCCCGAAGACTTGGCAAAAGCACACGGACTCATTCAGAACCGCAATACCGATGCACTGCAAACGTTGGTAGAAGAAGTACTGGCTGCCTGGCCCGATAAAGTTGAACAATATCGAAAAGGAAAGAAAAATTTAATGGGCATGTTTGTTGGCGAGGTCATGAAAAAATCGAAAGGCTCTGCTGACCCTAAACTGGTGAATGAGTTATTAGCGAAGACATTACAGAACATATGA
- a CDS encoding cupin-like domain-containing protein has product MATQTVELVHEKNILVEKKYHMSYDEFAEKHLFANYPVVIGDACEAWSAKKKFTPEFFKKHYSDREVTISGKTYSLGEYIDWMLTGDETNPAPYPCTLQIESEYPELLRDVMPPLKYAQPSRIGSKLVPNRLLSGANTLEIFFGSPGALFPYVHYDFMCLHAFITQLYGEKEFTVIPPDQTQYLYPTPGNAWVSQVNDIWNPDLEKYPLFAKSTPVSFVVGPGETLFIPCGWWHTARSLTPTISVALDSLNASNWKNFMNEVDMNMQKHRPKLAKAVQTYLSVAGGVLGTLEKAGVRV; this is encoded by the coding sequence ATGGCTACCCAAACTGTTGAACTGGTTCACGAGAAAAATATTTTGGTGGAAAAAAAGTACCACATGAGTTATGACGAATTTGCGGAGAAACACCTCTTTGCAAATTATCCTGTGGTAATTGGAGACGCTTGTGAAGCTTGGTCGGCGAAGAAAAAATTTACGCCCGAGTTTTTCAAGAAACACTACAGCGACCGTGAAGTAACTATCTCCGGAAAAACATACAGCTTAGGGGAATACATTGACTGGATGCTGACGGGCGATGAGACAAACCCTGCTCCTTATCCTTGTACGCTCCAAATTGAGAGCGAATACCCAGAGCTGTTACGCGATGTTATGCCTCCGCTCAAATATGCCCAACCAAGTCGTATCGGGAGCAAACTCGTACCTAATCGCTTGCTATCAGGGGCAAACACGCTGGAGATATTTTTTGGCAGCCCAGGCGCTCTGTTCCCCTATGTGCATTACGACTTTATGTGCCTTCACGCGTTCATTACGCAATTGTATGGCGAAAAAGAATTTACGGTAATTCCTCCCGATCAAACACAATACTTGTACCCAACACCCGGAAATGCCTGGGTTTCACAGGTAAATGATATCTGGAATCCTGATCTGGAAAAATACCCGCTGTTTGCTAAATCAACGCCCGTTTCGTTTGTCGTCGGCCCTGGAGAAACCTTGTTCATTCCCTGCGGTTGGTGGCATACTGCCCGCTCGCTCACACCAACCATCTCGGTGGCATTAGATAGCCTGAATGCATCCAACTGGAAGAACTTTATGAATGAAGTCGATATGAATATGCAGAAGCATAGACCCAAACTAGCTAAAGCGGTTCAAACCTACTTATCTGTGGCTGGGGGCGTATTAGGAACGCTTGAAAAAGCAGGTGTACGGGTGTAA
- a CDS encoding phytoene/squalene synthase family protein, with translation MMALFDKTALECSKLVTERYSTSFTLGIKTLDRKFHFPIYAIYGFVRYADEIVDTFHDFDKKTLLERFKHDTYQAIEEGISMNPVLHSFQLVVSQYHIEHDLIEAFLKSMEMDLYCQEYDADGYNEYIYGSAEVVGLMCLRVFCEGNLAEFNRLCEPARKLGAAFQKVNFLRDMKSDFVERGRTYFPGVDFSNFGSEVKQLIEADIQRDFNEAYLGIMNLPRGARMGVYLAYIYYQTLFNKIKQLPASRIQNERVRVPNPQKFALLAQTYLKYRLNVI, from the coding sequence ATGATGGCCTTATTCGATAAAACCGCACTGGAATGCAGTAAATTAGTTACCGAGCGTTACAGTACGTCGTTTACGTTAGGTATTAAAACACTCGATCGCAAATTCCATTTCCCTATCTACGCCATCTATGGATTTGTTCGATACGCCGACGAGATTGTGGATACATTCCATGATTTCGACAAAAAAACGCTCTTAGAACGATTTAAACACGATACCTATCAGGCCATTGAGGAAGGTATCAGCATGAATCCGGTTTTACATTCGTTTCAATTGGTGGTTAGTCAGTATCATATTGAGCATGATCTCATTGAAGCGTTTCTGAAAAGTATGGAGATGGATTTGTACTGTCAGGAATACGATGCCGATGGCTATAACGAATATATATACGGATCGGCGGAGGTTGTAGGCCTGATGTGCTTACGGGTGTTTTGCGAAGGAAATCTGGCCGAATTCAACCGCCTGTGCGAACCTGCCCGAAAATTGGGAGCCGCTTTCCAGAAAGTGAATTTTCTGCGCGACATGAAAAGCGACTTTGTTGAACGGGGACGCACCTATTTCCCCGGTGTTGATTTCAGCAACTTTGGCAGTGAAGTCAAGCAACTTATCGAAGCTGATATTCAGCGCGATTTCAACGAAGCTTATCTTGGCATCATGAACCTGCCACGAGGAGCCAGAATGGGCGTTTATCTGGCTTACATCTACTATCAAACCCTATTCAACAAGATTAAACAACTCCCGGCTTCGCGCATTCAGAACGAGCGGGTTCGTGTACCGAACCCGCAGAAATTTGCGCTACTCGCCCAAACGTATCTGAAGTATCGCCTGAATGTGATCTAA